A genomic window from Candidatus Tumulicola sp. includes:
- a CDS encoding PaaI family thioesterase — protein MPVTGIDPKNVPERFRPILYANPWADHFDLEVVSYGSGKAELRFQYDKRFTQYQGVVQGGVLAGYADAAIAVAVTTILPEGKDMVTTDLCMQYVRPAKSGPFLARAEVVDRGNTLLRCQAVVEIEGQGVCARCTATYMLVSPRMPQP, from the coding sequence ATGCCCGTCACCGGCATCGACCCGAAGAACGTCCCAGAGCGTTTCCGCCCTATTCTCTACGCGAATCCCTGGGCCGATCATTTCGATCTCGAGGTCGTGAGCTACGGGTCGGGCAAAGCCGAACTGCGTTTCCAATACGACAAACGCTTCACGCAATATCAAGGCGTCGTGCAAGGCGGCGTCCTCGCGGGTTACGCGGATGCCGCGATCGCGGTCGCGGTCACCACGATTCTGCCCGAGGGCAAAGATATGGTGACCACCGACTTGTGCATGCAATACGTGCGTCCGGCGAAGTCCGGACCATTCCTCGCCAGGGCTGAAGTCGTCGATCGCGGCAACACGCTGTTGCGCTGCCAAGCCGTGGTCGAGATCGAGGGTCAGGGCGTGTGCGCGCGCTGCACGGCGACATACATGCTGGTGAGTCCGCGCATGCCGCAGCCGTGA
- a CDS encoding thioesterase family protein, whose translation MRALHGDIHAGESAHAAAVSERFSVEEPVRWSDVDIAGVVCYGAFVRFFEIAESELMRAAGMPYGKVFDRFDIWLPRVRYACDFRAPARLDERLNVSAWIKRMGERSIAFAFQINKKDDAELVAECEIVLVCVERKTWASRALPVELREALKRFLV comes from the coding sequence GTGCGCGCGCTGCACGGCGACATACATGCTGGTGAGTCCGCGCATGCCGCAGCCGTGAGCGAGCGCTTCAGCGTCGAAGAGCCGGTTCGCTGGAGCGACGTCGACATCGCGGGCGTCGTCTGCTATGGCGCCTTCGTGCGCTTTTTTGAAATCGCCGAGAGCGAGCTCATGCGTGCCGCCGGCATGCCCTACGGCAAGGTCTTCGATCGTTTCGATATCTGGTTGCCGCGCGTGCGCTACGCCTGCGACTTCCGAGCGCCTGCGCGGCTGGACGAGCGGCTCAACGTATCGGCGTGGATCAAGCGCATGGGCGAGCGTTCCATCGCGTTCGCATTCCAGATCAACAAGAAAGACGACGCCGAGCTCGTGGCTGAGTGCGAGATCGTGCTCGTCTGCGTGGAGCGCAAGACGTGGGCCTCGCGCGCGCTGCCTGTCGAGTTGCGGGAAGCGCTCAAGCGTTTTTTGGTCTAG
- a CDS encoding STAS domain-containing protein: MILQSLPTSSGWRLFKIEGQLDFTSAPTVRMALAYVAGRDRSNMLVDLENVRAVDDKGVAALTGALRRLRSEDPQRHLALVARQRSLAESLTRGDLPSDIRIYRSGREALRSIAA, translated from the coding sequence GTGATACTGCAATCATTACCGACCAGCTCGGGCTGGCGGCTCTTCAAGATCGAAGGACAACTCGATTTCACGAGCGCCCCTACCGTTCGTATGGCTCTGGCGTACGTCGCCGGCCGCGACCGCTCGAATATGCTCGTCGATCTCGAAAACGTCAGGGCGGTAGACGACAAGGGCGTGGCGGCTCTGACGGGCGCGCTGCGCCGGCTGCGCAGCGAGGATCCGCAGCGGCATCTCGCGCTTGTCGCGCGCCAGCGCTCGCTTGCGGAGTCGCTCACCCGCGGGGACCTGCCGTCGGATATTCGGATCTACCGGAGCGGGCGCGAAGCGCTGCGCTCGATCGCGGCGTAA
- the rpoZ gene encoding DNA-directed RNA polymerase subunit omega: MQDKKTPASFGNIDALVHEIPNKYLLVNAARVRAQQVVNGAETLVEGANPEKAVSTAFAEIAGGKLEYSTEPEKQETKDAA; encoded by the coding sequence ATGCAAGACAAAAAGACGCCGGCGTCGTTTGGTAACATCGATGCCCTGGTGCACGAGATCCCGAACAAGTATCTGCTGGTGAACGCGGCGCGCGTGCGCGCGCAGCAAGTCGTCAACGGCGCTGAGACGCTCGTCGAAGGCGCAAATCCGGAAAAAGCGGTGAGCACTGCCTTCGCGGAGATCGCCGGTGGCAAGCTCGAGTATTCCACCGAGCCGGAAAAGCAAGAGACCAAGGACGCGGCCTAG
- a CDS encoding 6-carboxytetrahydropterin synthase: MISISLCAHFDAAHQLDLPYESPCNRAHGHRYEVEVVASAEALEHGMVIDYNVLKSAIDEFDHRDLNAMPEFKGGALATTAENIALVLAQMLQTRAGSRVSIDEVTVRETPQTAARWRKMSG, translated from the coding sequence GTGATCTCCATCTCGCTTTGCGCGCACTTCGACGCCGCGCATCAACTCGATCTGCCGTATGAATCTCCGTGCAATCGCGCGCATGGGCATCGCTACGAAGTCGAAGTCGTCGCCTCGGCCGAAGCGCTCGAGCACGGCATGGTGATCGATTACAACGTGCTCAAGAGCGCGATCGACGAATTCGACCATCGTGACTTGAACGCGATGCCGGAATTTAAGGGTGGCGCACTGGCGACCACGGCCGAGAACATCGCACTCGTGCTCGCGCAGATGCTGCAAACAAGGGCGGGGTCGCGTGTTTCAATCGATGAGGTGACGGTGCGAGAGACGCCGCAGACCGCGGCGCGCTGGCGAAAGATGAGCGGCTAG
- a CDS encoding 7-carboxy-7-deazaguanine synthase QueE, whose product MLATKTLLVNETFASIQGEGSLIGSPAFFIRLDGCPLRCAWCDTPYALAGDAGADVSVDALAAQAADFDRVVITGGEPLAQDIAPLVEALHGKHITVETSGTIFTDLPGVSLFSISPKVGSSGYSPKPATLRRFCACAAGRMQLKFVIAGLRDLSEALACVEGISESLPAKTPIVLQPESRSAGSGDGYAMFLKWLTESIMAERRWRPFDVRVLPQLHYVLWGGEPGR is encoded by the coding sequence ATGCTTGCGACCAAGACGCTGCTGGTCAACGAGACGTTTGCTTCTATTCAGGGCGAGGGGAGCCTCATCGGCTCGCCCGCGTTTTTCATTCGGCTCGACGGTTGCCCGCTGCGCTGCGCTTGGTGCGATACGCCATACGCGCTGGCGGGCGACGCCGGCGCCGATGTTTCCGTCGATGCGCTCGCGGCGCAAGCCGCGGACTTCGACCGAGTAGTGATCACGGGCGGTGAGCCGCTGGCGCAAGACATCGCGCCTCTGGTCGAGGCGCTCCACGGCAAGCACATCACCGTCGAGACCAGCGGCACCATTTTCACCGACCTGCCCGGCGTTTCGCTTTTCTCGATCTCCCCGAAAGTCGGCAGTTCCGGATATTCCCCCAAGCCGGCCACGCTGCGGAGATTCTGTGCATGCGCGGCCGGGCGCATGCAGCTCAAATTCGTCATCGCGGGCCTACGAGACTTGAGCGAGGCGCTCGCGTGCGTCGAGGGAATATCGGAGTCGCTGCCTGCGAAGACGCCGATCGTTCTGCAGCCCGAGAGCCGCAGCGCCGGCAGCGGCGATGGCTATGCGATGTTCCTGAAGTGGCTCACCGAATCGATCATGGCCGAGCGGCGCTGGCGCCCGTTCGACGTGCGCGTGCTCCCGCAACTGCACTACGTGCTGTGGGGCGGCGAGCCCGGACGGTGA
- a CDS encoding elongation factor G, translated as MATPAAAGIRNVAFVGPHHSGKTTLVEAMLALSGAVPRKGSVIEGTATTDHDPESHAHQMSVAPNFAHLQTEGVRVNIIDCPGAVDFFEETKLALLGADAAVIVVEADPNRIPQVELLVEHLESRKMPHCFVVNRLDRPGADFSATYALLRQRFGNHVVAEQLPTGQGENFSGYVDVVGMQAHAYGDGGKPAPTSMPEHLVDKNREELLEALADFDDHLMEEILEGQEPPVDEVERDLTADVSEDKIVPVLVASGVKGWGAQALLEVIVRQFPDAATATRVDAEGKAVEPNPQAPLVAQVCKTFVHPQSGKVSVARVFAGTISGDTQLTNATKPDVKERPGGLFVLQGKTQTAVTSAGPGSLVAITRLEATHTGDTFSAGGKRSMPVPKQTPPSFAVAIRPHDRADEAKMSALLVRMKEEDPTVLAERAPFTEELVLRGHGEMHLIVTAERLQRKYNVKLDTHLPTVPYRETISHKVTQQGRYKHQTGGHGMFGDVHLEIEPLPRGTGFKFEERVVGGVVPKQFFPGVEKGVREALDKGPIGGFPVVDVHVTLYDGSYHTVDSNEASFRMASSLAMREGLPKCSPVLLEPILRVEITVPSHFTSSVLQQVSGHRGQILEHGGCDERAGWDTVKALVPQAELPRYLTELRTATQGLGYFKAEHDHFEFAPPKITQTVTAERKEALAAR; from the coding sequence ATGGCTACACCCGCTGCCGCAGGCATAAGGAACGTGGCCTTTGTCGGACCTCACCACAGCGGCAAGACCACGCTCGTCGAGGCCATGCTTGCGCTTTCGGGAGCGGTGCCGCGAAAAGGCTCCGTCATCGAGGGCACCGCGACCACCGACCACGACCCTGAATCGCACGCCCACCAAATGTCCGTCGCGCCGAACTTCGCTCACCTTCAAACGGAAGGTGTGCGCGTGAACATCATCGACTGCCCCGGCGCGGTCGATTTTTTTGAAGAGACTAAGCTCGCGCTGCTCGGCGCGGACGCGGCCGTGATCGTCGTCGAAGCGGATCCCAATCGCATCCCCCAGGTCGAACTGCTCGTCGAGCACCTCGAATCGCGCAAGATGCCGCATTGCTTCGTCGTCAATCGGCTGGACCGGCCGGGAGCCGATTTTTCCGCGACGTACGCGCTGCTGCGCCAGCGTTTCGGCAACCACGTCGTCGCCGAGCAGCTGCCGACCGGCCAGGGCGAGAACTTCAGCGGCTATGTCGACGTCGTCGGCATGCAAGCCCACGCATATGGAGACGGCGGCAAGCCGGCGCCCACGAGCATGCCCGAGCATCTCGTCGACAAGAACCGCGAAGAGCTGCTTGAAGCGCTTGCCGATTTCGACGACCATCTCATGGAGGAGATCCTCGAGGGGCAGGAACCGCCGGTCGACGAGGTCGAGCGCGATCTCACCGCCGATGTCAGTGAAGACAAAATCGTGCCCGTGCTGGTGGCAAGCGGCGTCAAAGGCTGGGGCGCCCAAGCGCTTCTCGAGGTCATCGTGCGCCAGTTTCCCGACGCCGCGACGGCCACGCGCGTGGACGCAGAGGGGAAAGCGGTCGAGCCCAATCCTCAAGCGCCGCTCGTCGCGCAAGTCTGCAAGACGTTCGTGCATCCGCAAAGCGGCAAGGTCTCCGTCGCCCGCGTCTTCGCCGGCACGATCTCCGGCGATACGCAACTGACGAACGCGACGAAACCCGACGTCAAAGAACGCCCCGGTGGCCTGTTCGTGCTCCAGGGCAAAACGCAAACCGCGGTCACAAGCGCAGGACCCGGGAGCCTCGTCGCCATCACGCGCTTAGAGGCGACGCATACCGGAGACACGTTCAGCGCGGGCGGCAAGCGCAGCATGCCGGTGCCGAAGCAGACGCCGCCATCTTTCGCGGTGGCGATCCGGCCGCACGACCGAGCTGACGAAGCCAAGATGTCGGCTTTGCTCGTGCGGATGAAAGAAGAGGACCCGACCGTGCTGGCCGAGCGCGCGCCATTCACAGAAGAGTTGGTGCTGCGGGGGCACGGCGAGATGCATCTCATCGTGACCGCGGAGCGCCTGCAGCGCAAGTACAATGTGAAACTCGACACGCACTTGCCCACCGTGCCCTATCGCGAGACCATCAGCCATAAGGTCACCCAGCAGGGCCGCTACAAGCACCAAACCGGCGGCCACGGCATGTTCGGCGACGTCCACCTCGAGATCGAACCGTTGCCGCGCGGTACCGGCTTTAAGTTCGAAGAGCGCGTCGTCGGCGGCGTCGTGCCGAAGCAGTTCTTCCCCGGCGTTGAAAAGGGCGTGCGCGAAGCGCTCGACAAAGGCCCGATCGGCGGTTTTCCGGTCGTCGACGTCCACGTGACGCTCTACGACGGGTCGTACCACACGGTCGACTCCAACGAAGCGTCGTTTCGCATGGCGTCTTCGCTCGCCATGCGCGAGGGACTGCCGAAGTGTTCGCCGGTGCTGCTGGAGCCGATCCTGCGCGTGGAGATCACCGTGCCGTCGCACTTCACGAGCTCGGTGCTGCAGCAGGTCTCCGGACACCGCGGTCAGATCCTCGAGCATGGAGGCTGCGATGAGCGCGCCGGTTGGGATACCGTCAAGGCGCTGGTGCCGCAGGCCGAGCTGCCTCGCTACCTGACCGAATTGCGCACCGCGACGCAAGGTCTAGGATATTTCAAAGCCGAGCACGACCACTTCGAGTTCGCGCCGCCGAAGATCACGCAGACGGTGACGGCGGAGCGCAAAGAAGCGCTGGCGGCGCGCTAG
- a CDS encoding M1 family aminopeptidase: protein MSARRAYALPTAKAHYAPDRPANIGHIALKLSFDFERKILYGRCTTTFTVVGAGLKDLEMDAGGLTIKSVTSAGKPLQHEASAGKLLIRFSKPIASGRTFDVVVDYEARRPRQGIYFIGPDEGYPKKPVHVWTQGQDQDAHYWFPCIDHPNDKATSEVTATVPEAFFVLSNGVLVETLHDKKKKTKTYHWKMDVPHVTYLISVVAGRFAGRTSSADGTPVSWYVHPGREVEGARSFGKTPRMIEFFNDRIGVRYPYAKYAQIAVSDFIFGGMENTTATTQTDATLHDARAALNYTSDHLVAHELAHQWFGDYLTCKDWSHAWLNEGFATYFDALFTEADRGADDFAYYRIEQQDRYLREDRDRYRRPIVTNVYSQPVDLFDRHLYEKGACVLHMIRRRLGDDLWWRAINRYVADNARRHVETVDFARALETVSGRNFQPMLDQWVFGSGHPEFEVHYHWDAQGRAAIVRVKQTQSEPFSVPLSIDFGFAGGRRETFEVTCDAAEQSFRFPLRAKPDTFAFDGEADVLKTLKLDVPREMLLRQLASDRRIGTGVAAARALAEGSSSESVEGLARAVMHARHWSIAVEAAAALGRIRSEAALEALLRSTKVPHAKVRRAVADALGSFRGDQACRALMPLLKHDRSYAVEASAATSIGKTRSTLAFAALVAGLEKESWTDEVRSGVMAGFAELGDDRVVPLLLAWIKYGRPPNARRAAAAALGRLGEGRKDVSRALIELLDDERDVRMRLAAVEALEAAHDRDALPELDRIAGHDVDGRLKSRCIEAAHAIRTSYERSDQVKQLRDDLEQLRETNKRLQDRLDRLESGAHGDGIRQRPRRNARS from the coding sequence TTGTCCGCGCGCCGCGCCTATGCGCTGCCTACGGCCAAGGCGCACTACGCGCCGGACCGCCCGGCGAATATCGGGCACATAGCGCTCAAGCTCTCCTTTGACTTCGAGCGGAAGATCTTGTACGGCCGCTGCACGACCACGTTCACGGTGGTCGGCGCCGGTTTAAAGGACCTTGAGATGGACGCCGGCGGCCTGACCATCAAATCGGTGACGTCGGCCGGCAAACCGCTGCAGCATGAGGCGAGCGCCGGCAAATTGCTCATACGATTCTCAAAGCCCATCGCATCCGGCCGTACTTTCGACGTCGTCGTCGATTACGAGGCGCGTCGCCCGCGTCAGGGCATCTACTTCATCGGGCCGGACGAGGGCTATCCGAAAAAGCCCGTGCACGTCTGGACGCAAGGTCAGGATCAGGACGCGCACTACTGGTTTCCGTGCATCGACCATCCCAACGACAAAGCCACGAGCGAAGTCACCGCGACCGTGCCCGAGGCCTTCTTCGTGTTGAGCAATGGCGTGCTCGTCGAGACGCTGCACGATAAGAAGAAAAAGACCAAGACGTACCATTGGAAGATGGACGTGCCGCACGTGACCTACCTCATCAGCGTGGTGGCCGGCAGATTCGCCGGCCGCACATCCTCCGCGGACGGCACGCCGGTATCGTGGTACGTGCATCCGGGGCGTGAGGTCGAGGGGGCGCGTTCGTTCGGCAAGACGCCGCGCATGATCGAGTTCTTCAACGACCGCATCGGCGTCCGCTATCCGTACGCGAAGTACGCGCAGATCGCGGTCTCGGATTTCATCTTCGGCGGCATGGAGAACACCACCGCGACGACGCAAACGGACGCTACCTTACACGATGCGCGCGCGGCGCTGAACTACACCAGCGATCATCTGGTGGCGCACGAATTGGCGCATCAATGGTTCGGCGACTACCTGACCTGTAAGGATTGGTCGCACGCGTGGCTCAACGAAGGCTTCGCCACCTACTTCGACGCCCTGTTCACCGAAGCGGATCGGGGAGCCGACGATTTCGCGTACTACCGCATCGAGCAGCAGGACCGCTATCTACGCGAAGACCGCGATCGCTACCGCCGTCCGATCGTGACCAACGTGTACTCGCAGCCGGTGGACCTTTTCGACCGGCACCTCTATGAAAAGGGCGCCTGCGTGCTGCACATGATCCGCCGCCGTCTCGGCGACGACTTGTGGTGGCGCGCCATCAATCGATACGTCGCCGACAACGCGCGGCGCCACGTCGAGACGGTCGACTTCGCGCGCGCGTTGGAAACCGTTTCGGGCCGCAATTTCCAGCCCATGCTCGATCAATGGGTGTTCGGTTCGGGCCATCCGGAGTTCGAGGTGCACTACCATTGGGATGCGCAAGGCCGCGCCGCCATCGTGCGAGTCAAGCAAACGCAGAGCGAGCCGTTCTCGGTGCCCTTGAGCATCGACTTTGGGTTCGCGGGCGGACGCCGCGAAACGTTTGAGGTGACGTGCGACGCGGCCGAACAATCATTTCGCTTTCCGCTTCGGGCCAAGCCGGATACGTTCGCCTTCGATGGCGAAGCCGACGTGCTCAAAACGCTCAAGCTCGACGTTCCGCGCGAGATGCTGCTGCGTCAGCTCGCTTCCGATCGCCGCATCGGTACGGGGGTCGCCGCCGCCCGCGCCTTGGCAGAAGGCTCATCGAGTGAATCGGTCGAGGGGCTCGCGCGAGCGGTCATGCACGCGCGGCACTGGAGCATCGCCGTCGAAGCGGCGGCGGCGCTTGGGCGCATCCGCAGCGAGGCGGCGCTTGAGGCGCTCTTGCGCTCGACGAAAGTGCCGCATGCCAAAGTGCGACGCGCGGTGGCCGACGCGCTCGGATCTTTCCGTGGCGACCAAGCGTGCCGCGCGCTCATGCCGCTGCTGAAGCACGATCGCTCGTACGCGGTCGAAGCTTCAGCGGCCACGTCCATCGGCAAGACGCGTTCCACGCTTGCCTTTGCCGCGTTGGTAGCCGGTCTGGAAAAAGAATCGTGGACGGACGAGGTGCGCTCGGGCGTGATGGCCGGATTCGCCGAACTCGGCGACGATCGTGTCGTGCCGCTGCTGCTTGCATGGATCAAGTATGGCCGGCCGCCAAATGCGCGGCGTGCCGCGGCCGCGGCCCTCGGTCGTTTGGGGGAAGGCCGCAAAGACGTGAGCCGCGCCCTTATCGAGTTGCTGGACGACGAGCGCGATGTTCGGATGCGCTTGGCGGCCGTCGAGGCGCTCGAAGCCGCGCACGATCGCGATGCGCTGCCCGAACTCGATCGCATCGCAGGGCATGACGTGGACGGCCGGCTGAAGAGCAGGTGCATCGAAGCAGCGCATGCGATCCGCACCTCCTACGAGCGCTCGGACCAAGTCAAGCAGCTGCGCGACGATCTCGAACAGCTGCGCGAGACGAACAAACGCCTGCAGGATCGGCTGGATCGCTTGGAGTCAGGCGCACATGGCGACGGCATTCGTCAACGCCCGCGTCGCAACGCTCGATCCTAG